The genomic stretch TTTGATAAATTAAATTTTCTGAATAATAAACGATTGGCAAGGGACATTCATTGGGCAGCTACAGAACTGGGATTTGAGAATTATTTGTTATTTAATGATAATGATATTTTCAGAGGTTATTATCTGAAAGAATTATTGCATCCTGAAATGTATATTTACTATTGCAGGGATTATTTGCGTTCAGTTCCGTATTTCAGCTATCATGCAAACAGAATAGAACCGCTTCATATCAGTAAAGCTGATCTTGCTCTTTCCAATTCGTATTATCTCGAAGATTATTTAAAACAATTCAATCCAAATAGTTTTTACACCGGTCAGGGCTGCAACATTGAGTTATTCAATGGATACAAAACATTTGATCCCCCTGAGGATATAAAGCACATTCCACATCCCAGGATAGGATATGTGGGAAATCTATATGGGTTGAGGCTTGATGAAGAAATATTTTTTTCAATTGCAAAACATAATCCGGACTGGCAAATCATCCTAATCGGACCGGAAGATGAATCATTCAGAAAAAGTAAACTGCATGATCTGGCAAATGTACATTTCCTGGGTAAAAAACCATTGGAAAGCCTTCCTGCCTATATTCAATCAATTGATGTTTGCCTGAATCCGCAGCGTGTAAATGAACTGACAATCGGAAACTATCCGTTGAAAGTTGACGAATATCTGGCAATGGGAAAACCGGTCGTAGCAACCCGAACACATGCGATGAAAATGTTTGAAACATATTGTTATCTTGCTGAAAAAAAAGAAGATTTTCCGATATTGATTGAGCAGGCTTTGTATGAAAACAATCCTCTTCTTGAAGAAAAAAGGAAATCCTTCGCCAGCACACACACATGGGAACATACCGTATCTATGATATCCGAATACATTCTTCTTACGGAAAAAGGTTTATCAAAATATCAAATGAAAGCTGCAAAAAACGAAAGCTGATTTATATGCTTATTGTTAATTAAACTTCCCTTCACATGCCCATTGTTTACTTCAAAACCAGAGAAGATAAGAAAACAGCCAGGCTTGATATGCTTATCTCTCATCTACTTCTTCTCCGGCCCGCTCACTGGATCAAGAATCTTTTTCTGTTTATCCCATTGTTTTTTGCAGGTGAACTACTCAATCTGCAAAAAATATATGATGTATGTGTGGGTTGGTGTGCTTTTAGCCTGGCCGCAAGCAGTGTTTATATTTTAAATGATATCAGAGACATAGAATCTGATCGTATACATCCGGAAAAACGTTTCCGTCCGATTCCTGCAGGCAAGGTATCGGTTTCCCATGCCGTCATATTGATGTCCGTCAGCCTGATTGCCGGCTTTATAATATCTTATTTCATCTCATTAAAGTTTTTATTCATTGTCAGCCTGTACCTGCTTGTAAATATTCTTTATTCATTTGGATTAAAAAATATTTCCATTCTCGATATTCTGCTGCTTTCAGCAGGATTTAACCTACGCATCAAGGCTGGCGGTGT from Thermoflavifilum aggregans encodes the following:
- a CDS encoding glycosyltransferase codes for the protein MLISGRNIVIIGLQPWYTDIGSNCKHIATILATTNQVLYVNIPLNRKLLLFKKKYPELAYHFGVARGTKPALVQINDHFWNFYPPSIHESINWIRSAYAFDKLNFLNNKRLARDIHWAATELGFENYLLFNDNDIFRGYYLKELLHPEMYIYYCRDYLRSVPYFSYHANRIEPLHISKADLALSNSYYLEDYLKQFNPNSFYTGQGCNIELFNGYKTFDPPEDIKHIPHPRIGYVGNLYGLRLDEEIFFSIAKHNPDWQIILIGPEDESFRKSKLHDLANVHFLGKKPLESLPAYIQSIDVCLNPQRVNELTIGNYPLKVDEYLAMGKPVVATRTHAMKMFETYCYLAEKKEDFPILIEQALYENNPLLEEKRKSFASTHTWEHTVSMISEYILLTEKGLSKYQMKAAKNES
- a CDS encoding decaprenyl-phosphate phosphoribosyltransferase, producing the protein MPIVYFKTREDKKTARLDMLISHLLLLRPAHWIKNLFLFIPLFFAGELLNLQKIYDVCVGWCAFSLAASSVYILNDIRDIESDRIHPEKRFRPIPAGKVSVSHAVILMSVSLIAGFIISYFISLKFLFIVSLYLLVNILYSFGLKNISILDILLLSAGFNLRIKAGGVAADIGVSEWLMIMVFLLALLMAIAKRRDDLLIKASTGKDMRKSIGGYNLDFMNVSLALVSAIIIVAYLMYTLSPEVEHRFGTYRLYYTGLFVVAGILRYLQITYVQNSSGSPTRILYKDRFLQITIILWLLSFYFLIYFPNIHIFDR